A window from Heliangelus exortis chromosome 17, bHelExo1.hap1, whole genome shotgun sequence encodes these proteins:
- the ATPAF2 gene encoding ATP synthase mitochondrial F1 complex assembly factor 2, giving the protein MWCGCRRLLWARSPPARLLRPPPGSGPVRGRDRGYAPPAERKRFYQNVSISQGEGGFEINLDHRKLKTPQGKLFTVPSEALAIAVATEWDSQKDTMKFYTMHLTTLCNTALDNPTQRNKTQLIRAAVKFLETDTVCYRVEEPGALAELQRNEWDPIVAWAEKRYNVKIGSSTSILGPNIPASTKETFISHLASYNVWALQGIEFVITQLKSLILSMGLIDRHITVEKAVLLSRLEEEYQIQRWGNVEWAHDYDLCELRARVAAGGLFVHLCSESSTVKHKLLQD; this is encoded by the exons ATGTGGTGCGGCTGCCGACGGCTGCTATGGGCCCGCTCCCCGCCTGCCCGGCTCCTCCGACCGCCTCCCGGGAGCGGCCCGGTGCGGGGCCGGGACCGGGGCTATGCCCCGCCGGCAG AGAGGAAACGTTTTTACCAGAACGTGAGCATCTCTCAAGGTGAAG GAGGTTTTGAAATAAACCTGGACCACCGAAAGCTGAAAACTCCCCAGGGCAAGCTCTTCACTGTCCCCAGCGAGGCCTTGGCCATTGCAGTGGCAACGGAGTGGGACTCCCAGAAAGACACCATGAAGTTCTACACTATGCACCTG ACCACGCTGTGCAACACGGCTCTGGACAATCCCACACAGCGGAACAAAACGCAGCTGATCCGTGCAGCTGTGAAATTCCTGGAGACTGACACTGTCTG CTATCGTGTGGAGGAGCCAGgtgccctggcagagctgcagaggaatGAATGGGACCCCATTGTTGCCTGGGCTGAGAAGAG GTACAACGTGAAAATTGGCTCCTCAACCAGCATCCTGGGGCCAAACATCCCAGCCAGCACCAAGGAGACCTTCATCAGCCATCTGGCCTCTTACAATGTTTGGGCCCTGCAAG GTATAGAATTTGTAATCACCCAGCTGAAATCTCTGATTCTGTCCATGGGGCTGATTGACAGGCACATTACAGTAGagaaagctgtgctgctctctcGTTTGGAGGAAGAATACCAG ATTCAGCGTTGGGGCAACGTGGAGTGGGCCCACGACTACGACCTGTGCGAGCTGCGCGCTCGCGTGGCTGCCGGGGGTCTTTTTGTTCACCTCTGCTCAGAGAGCTCGACAGTGAAGCAcaagctgctgcaggactga
- the GID4 gene encoding glucose-induced degradation protein 4 homolog: protein MPVRSERCRAGGAAGSVSSPPSVSAASSLVPPPPINTAQPGVATSLLYSGAKFRGQQRSKGNAYEVEVVMQHVDMENSYLCGYLKIKGLTEEYPTLTTFFEGEIISKKHPFLTRKWDADEDVDRKHWGKFQAFYQYAKTFNSDDFDYEDLKNGDYVFMRWKEQFLVPDHTIKDISGASFAGFYYICFQKSAASIEGYYYHRSSEWYQSLNLTHVPEHSAPIYEFR from the exons ATGCCGGTGCGGAGCGAGCGGTGCCGCGCGGGTGGGGCGGCGGGTTCGGTTTCTTCTCCCCCCTCCGTGTCGGCCGCCAGCAGCCTGGTGCCGCCGCCCCCCATCAACACGGCGCAGCCCGGCGTGGCCACTTCGCTGCTCTACAGCGGCGCCAAGTTCCGCGGGCAGCAACGTAGCAAGGGGAATGCCTACGAGGTAGAGGTCGTCATGCAG CATGTGGATATGGAAAACTCCTATCTCTGTGGATACTTGAAGATTAAAGGCCTTACAGAG GAGTACCCAACCCTCACCACTTTCTTTGAAGGGGAAATAATCAGTAAAAAACACCCTTTCTTAACACGCAAGTGGGATGCTGACGAAGACGTGGATCGTAAACACTGG GGAAAGTTCCAGGCTTTTTACCAGTATGCAAAAACATTTAACTCTGATGATTTTGATTATGAGGATCTGAAAAATGGGGACTATGTCTTCATGAGGTGGAAG GAACAGTTCCTAGTCCCAGATCACACCATCAAAGACATCAGTGGTGCTTCCTTTGCTGGTTTCTATTACATCTGCTTCCAGAAGTCAGCAGCATCTATAGAGGGCTATTACTACCATAGGAGTTCAGAATG gTATCAGTCATTGAATTTAACTCACGTTCCTGAGCACAGTGCTCCTATCTACGAATTCCGATGA